NNNNNNNNNatcgcctcggttcccgcgggaatcaatacAAAGGTTGTCGCGCCGGTCAGCCTTcatttgatgcctcacgggcgacgGAGTGAAGACGCCGCCGACGCGGGTCCCGCCCGCATGTGCCACGCGTCCGCCCGcatgccgccgccccgccaccccgcTTCGGCTATAAAAGGCGCCCCCTTCCCGCCGGTGAGCGCAATAGCCTCCCCCACTCCCTCCCGCGAAAGCCTTCTCCCCGCCGGCGAGCTCTCACGCCACTTCCCCCTGCCCGCCGACGAGCGAAACCATGACGGAGAGATACCCAGGCGACGGCGCAGCGgcaaacggcttcggccgccggcaCCTCCAGGAGCTGGAGGCGCGCCTTCtgtacgaggccgagtacccggcgccCCCCGACATGCGCGTGTCGGGTTCGTGGAGGCTGAGCGTCGGAGGCGTCCCGGTGCCGCTGGTGCCCGAAGGGGCGGCATGGCGGGCGGAGATCACCCGCATCCACTCGTCGCTGACAGAGGAGCAGAGGAACGAGCCGAGGTACGCGCCCGATAGCGAAACGCTGTGGACGTTGTACTTCGAGTGCCACCGCGAGGAGCAGATCGCCTCCGTCAACGGCATCATCTCCCACGGCCGCCTCAACTCTGAAGGACGGCAtgagtggtggggcgtccccgaccGCACCCTCGACGCCGTCGTCGACCACATCGAGACTGACAATGTGCCGCGGCTAGAGTACCCGGCGCgaccctccttctctcgccgccgtggCAGTTCCTGGATGTCGCGGCGAATGGAgccggggtcgtcctcgtcgtcgagCTCCGGCTCGCCGACCCTCCGCCCCGCCAAGCCTGAGCCGGAGGGGACACCGCTCGGGCGCCGCGCTCgcagcggcgccctcgtcatcaacgagccctcgcctgcggcggcgccggcaaggcgctccctccgcctggtccggccgaagcccgagccggagatgctccccgtgaagccggagcacgccGGCATGGTGGCCCCCGACGACAAGTCCGCCCTCAAATGGGTGAGGGAGGACTACGTCCGCGAACAGATGCGCCACCAGCGTCGGGCGTACCTGGACACCCAGGCCAGTAGCCGCGCCGAGGCCCGTCGCCGCACCGAGGAGGGCGGTGTCATCGTCATCGACAGCGACGACAAGGACGAGGCTGGGCCGTCAAGCGCTGTCGGCGACCACggcgagggatgcagcagggacgctgTAGGCGAGgtgcgcgacgacgacgacgacgacggcagcggcggtggctacacccgcttctacaggcttctcggcatATAGACGGCGACTGTGGCGGCAGCGACTAGGCTTTTTAGTTCGTTTTTAAGTTAGTTCATGCATGTTTTtaagtttttgtacaaatttcgACAAAAAAAGGCCGAGTTCATGCAAAAGTCGCCGAGGTTGCAAAAAAATTAAAACGAGCTTCGCCGAACCCGCAGCGACCGTGGGCCTGTGACTGAGAGCGAACCGAATCCCAGGGGGCGAtctagcgccggctcgcccccatgCCGGTCTTTTGCAgcaccctggggggccgaacggctggagatgctcttagggctTCCAACAGGCTCCAGCGAGTTCCTTTCCAGAGAACTTTGTTTCTTGTATCTCCACGTGGTGAAGCTCACGCACGAGGTGGCTGCACGATCGGGCCAGTTCCTTTCCGGAGACCTTTCCTTTCCATTGTGAATTGAACTGAAGCGATTGCTTTTTACTTTGTATTGCATTGCACAAAGGTGTACACATGCTTGAGGTTGCATGCTTGATCTGGagactccccctcctcctccccctccctcccccGTGCGGCAGCGCCGCCCCGCACCGGGGAGCCCCTGCCCTCCTCCTACAGCCGCGCCTCACCTCTGCTCCCCTCCGCCGTCGTCGCCCGGGGCGTCACAGGGCAAAGCCCTTATGGCGTGGCGGCGACGGCCGTTTTCTCCTTGGATCTTGATCTGGTTGGGAGGCGGCGCTCCTTTCCGGCCagatcggcggcggtggcgcagaTCGGCGGCGACACGGATGTGGTACGGTGGCGGTGGAGGACGGCACCAGCAACGGCGGATCTGGCCTTGACTCAGTCGGGCTAATTCGTTGTGCTACCGATCTTAATCGCCGTTTGCGGTGCACTGCTCCTCGACTTGATCTGCAACACGAGGATGTCTGGGGCGCCGACcctaggcttggtggtggtggccttcttcttcatcagagtTGGTCGGTCGGTTGGCTGTGCTTGCATGGTCATGGCGGCGGAGGTCGCAGTGGCTAGTGGCTTAGCCGGTCAGCGGCGACGGAACATGGCCGGTGGCAGCGGCAATGTTCTGTCTGGATCCCTGGGTAGTGGCCCTGGATGGTGGCGGCCGGTGAAGCTAGGGCTTCCCGCGGCGGCATGGTGTGGTGCAGTCCCTGTCCAAGGCAGATCTGTGACGGCGATCTGATCTACGGATTGGTTCGGATCAGAGACGGTGACGAGCACGCGGGATCCATCTCGGAGGCTCCGGCGGCTTAGCGAGGCGGGGTAGGAGCCCTCCTCCTAGGCTCTAGTGGTGGCACACTTAGGCAGTGGCCGGTGCGCTAGGGCTCCTACGGCGGCACTGTTGTTGCGGTTGGTCGCCGGATCTAGGCGGCTAGATCTGGGGTTCTGAGGGCGGTCGAGACGATGCACAGGTTGTCAGGTGGACTACTTGTgatggatccgggtgaaaacctggtcTTCAGTCGAtggccggagccggtgatgacgatgcccttatcattgttttcttcatgaaggcatcatcgaggtgaagctcccagctccactcaatacctccggggaaaccctagatcagctgattggatgttggcggcaatcatgtgtcgttacccccttgggggcggcattcttggaggtgcactcgTTCTTGCGGGACCAGCGGACgacttctttggtggagcggtgcttcatcctgcacattgatggcgacggatctcggcgacgtggcgcagtgcagattcggcgTTCGATGTGTTAGGATGGACTCACGCAGGAGGACaacgttgtctggcgtcgtggtggcgtcgatggcagagagacctggcacggtagatgcaacagtacaactctaAAGATGgactggtggcaggtggctgcggcggctcatacccggcaggcgtcctggttgaggaatgcgccggacttgtaggtgccccatacccggcaggcgtcctgcttGGGAccgcaggtcttagatgtttaggtttgactgcgaggtctgtttggtattaggtccagactatcagcatcctttcatcaactggataggagtagcgacagatattgcctagacggtggctttagtcttactgttgtatgactttgtaaggtcttgtgtgaataattaataaaatgattgcatgcatcgtccagatgcagaggccgggggccctcctccatttctaaaaaaacAAAGATGTACACTGTCTATCTTAATTTCTAAATGATGGCCGGTCACATGGACGTGTGAGCAGGGGATTGACAAGGCAACTAACAGAATTCTATTACTACGAGGAGGCAACTGATAAAGTAAAAATATTGTTACTCACCCTACTATCATCAGATGGAGACACACACGCAGAATCCACTGGACAAGGCGACTAACATAATTCTATTACCACGAGGATGCAACTAATAGAGTAAAAATATTGTTACTCACACGTACTATCATCACAGAGACACACGCAGAATCCAGCTGTGCTTATTAACACCTCTAGCTACCTACGTAGGTTGCTTCATTTGTAATCAACTAATCAACCAATATAACTCCACTGCCATGTTATACACTACTACTTGTCACTCCAGCTAGGTAACTGCAATGCTAATTAATGCAGCCTCCAGATCTGGTTTGTTTCACCCAGCCTATAAAACCACACAATATGTACCTTCAGTtctcacacaacacacacacaaagcaCAGCAGGTGCAACACTAACTGCAAGCACAAGAAGGAGGCAGCAATGACGAAGCATCGCCTCCTCGCCGTGCTCCTCATCGGGATAGTTGCAGCCTCCTCTTTCAACCAAGCAGCTACGGCTGGCCGAGGCCTTGCTGTTGTTGAGAAGTTCGCAGAGCTAGAGCCAAAGCCAGAACCCAAACCAGAGCCAATGCCCAAACCTATGCCACACCCAGAGTCAGAGCCCTGCAAACCTGAACCGCTGCCCAAACCCGAACCAAAGCCTGGACAGAAACCTGAACCAGAACCCAAGCCCAAGCCGATGCCAAAACCAAAGCCAAAGCCCAAGCCCTGCTCCAAACCGAAGCCAGATCCTAAGCCCGAGCCAATGCCGAAACCCGAACCAAAGCCGGAGCCCAAGCCTAATGAACCGAAACCGAAGCCGCCTCCTAAGTGCAAACCACCGACAGCTCACAACTAATGGGATACTTGTATATGACAGTTGATGGAGGAGACCCCATACGGAGCCACACTGTGCTATTTCTAGAATACGTGGTGTAGTATTCCCTGTATTCCATTTATTTGTATTGTTCCATGCATGTGTGATGAGTATTAGTACTCTGTACTTATTATTTGCTTGTTGGTATATGTTCATCTACTTTGTATGTGACTTGACTCGTTGTCCTTTTGAGTATCTACGCATGATGGTATTCATTTTCATGAATGAGCTATTTTGTCAGTGATCTGCAGTCTATGTTGTTTTCTCTATGGCGTGCAGTCTCAGTTATTTTCTCTATAGGATTGTTTCATTATTATGTGGTCTTTTTTGGCGGAAAAGATGATGTCAACAAAAGGGAAGAGAAGGCCTCCTAAATAGCAGCACACATATGAAGTGTATAGTGTGCACGTACGTGTCTGGTGTTCTAGATGTATAAAGTGTACTCATACGCCAGACAGCGGTTTTGTTCTCTACCCTTCGCCTATGAACTAAGTCCCGACCAGGTGCGTTAGTATTTATACCCAGGCTCTACGAGTGAGCTGGCTCCGTTGCTAGTTATTCTAGGTAAACGTCACACACATTGCTACGGAAATTTAAAGCAatgaaattataaaaaatagcatatATGTGAATAATACCATACAACATTCTCAACGTATGACAATAGAAAACCTAGATGTAACTGGAGGGTGGATGCATGTTATATTGTCTTGCGACCTTCAAGTTTAATTATTTGTTGTTGAAAGATAATAAATAGTAAAAATAATGAGGTGAAGAGCTTGCGTGTGTTTCCTGATGTGGAGGGCTTGCATATGATGGAAAGTGAAAAGTTGAATGATTACATGCACCCCTGATGATGTGGAGGACTTGCATGTGATGAAAAATGGTAAGTGAAAGTTGATTGGTTGCATGTCCTTCATGATGTGATTAATTTTCACGTGCATTTAAATTTGATGACTTACTTAGATATATAGGATATATGTGTGAAAGGTAactgcaccccccccccctctggtatacactccctccgttccaaaatagatgactcaactttgtactaactttagtacaaaagtagtacaaagttgagtcatctattttggaacggagggagtatgtgtgaaAGGTAATTGCACCCCCTGGTCAAGAGATTAGTGGCGGAACTACCCGCAAAATATTGGGCAGGCCGAGGCGGCCCATCCTGAAGGAAAACACATTTTTATCTctcaaacactagtagaaaagggggcattggtccaggccgggtcagcgctttagtcccggttcaatccagaaccgggaccaatggaggaaTTGgatccggttcgtgagccccgggggccggccgggccacgtgggccattggtcccggttcatctggaccttttggtcccggttggtgggacgaatcgggaccaatgtgccttgctcctggcccaccaccactggtcccggtttgtggcatgaaccgggaccaaaggcttccctttcgtcccggttcaagccacgaaccgggaccaattaatttcctatataccctcgcccgcgagcagagcactctcactgctctgtttttcgtggacggcgaggagagagctttgtggtgctctagctcacctcctatgcacacgaggtgttcgatggaatgcccgaggcacactacttaagctttctcctctccaagctcgacctccaagctccattttcctcaatatttgtctaggtttagcggtccgtcacgtcccgtccccgtcttcaccgtcgtcgatcgcccgcgccgatctcgtcgccggcaccaccgtggtgagcctcttgttcttatcttctttctgaaaggaaaaaaatttcttacttgtatgtttatatagatacttgtataattttcttacttttattattgcatcttatatagtgcgatggttttggtatccgcccccgtcggtcctcgtcttgtctatgattcggatgtggtatatattatcttttcataactat
Above is a window of Triticum dicoccoides isolate Atlit2015 ecotype Zavitan chromosome 5B, WEW_v2.0, whole genome shotgun sequence DNA encoding:
- the LOC119306166 gene encoding protein TsetseEP-like, which codes for MTKHRLLAVLLIGIVAASSFNQAATAGRGLAVVEKFAELEPKPEPKPEPMPKPMPHPESEPCKPEPLPKPEPKPGQKPEPEPKPKPMPKPKPKPKPCSKPKPDPKPEPMPKPEPKPEPKPNEPKPKPPPKCKPPTAHN